The window CCATCCATTCCCAAGATGAAATCAAGACCAGTTATCGgtaaacaaatcaaatcatgaacAAATTCACGTTGTTGCACTCGAAAGggaacttgtggacatcctatcctagtcaccatagcttcatgagtagcattatacactttcaaatcataacctaaaacTACCATTCTTAATCCTAACTCATTAgccttctcaaatgcaataaatgaatgagtTGCTCctaaatcaaataaagcatttaagattttaccagccatttcacagttacctctaatcagtatctcagatccctcagcacctacTGCAGAAGTGGTGTATACTATCCCCGGCTGCTACACCCTACCAGTCTCGTACTTCTTCTTCTCTGGACAATTATTGACCATATGCCTGGCCTGTCCACAAAAATAGCATACCCCAAGTCCTAACCTGCACAGAACTCCATGATGATACTTTCTGCACCTCTGACAGTTCAAATACTGTTGTGGCTGCTTTCCAAACCTTCTTCCCTGATTAACATTAGTATTCGGCCTTCGGAGCAAAGTTCCTCCCTGAAGGCCTCTGAAAAGGCACCCTCAAACTTCTTTTCTCTGCTGCCTCTTTCTCATACGATCttcagccaccctactcttattcaccaattcaaAAAATACTCTGATCTCCATTGGAGCAATGAAGCTCAGAATATCGCTCTGAAGATCTCcctcatatttaatacacttACATTCAACAAAATTTGTAGGcgcaccttgacagatacgagaaaagcgatataactcctcaaatttgctagtatactcagcaacagtcacCTGTCCCTGCTTTAACtacattaattcaagttccttggcctTTGTGgctgaattaggaaagtattttttatagaattCTGTTTGGAAGACCTCCCAAAGAATCGCAGCACCATCAGGCTGCAATATACGTTGTGTTtcctgccaccaatactgagcctcaccttgcagttgataagttccaaattcaacccattgtTCTTCAGGAACCTGTTGAGCCTGCAATGTTCGTTCCATAActtgaatccaattatctgcatcagtgagatttgaggttcccctaaagGTCGGAGGGTGAACTTTCAAAAATGTAACAAGTGCCATAGGACTGTCCTCATCATTATTATTCCCATGATTACCCTggtttatctgattacccagtgcctcgactgtcgcctgcatagctgcagccatatttttcagggcagccataaagtctGCTGGATCAGTCCCTGCTGGGCTAGGAGTAATAGTGCCTATCCTACCTCTATCTCGCCCGTGACCGCGTctgcgagtcgacatctggtctctatacacaccaaacaagtgatattaagttgaacAGTCTCAATATTGCAGGTCTAAtcctttaagttccaaatgcatgctcacaaacgtttatgccatatatatcagtcagatatcctaatagcacataaacacatatacagagaatgcacagaagcacaatcagtccgtctttcaggctctataggaacgaactgctctgataccataatgtaacaccctaccatacaaagctttacgcttaagtcgtaaaatagaggtggtgtggtattacgacctctaaaataaaatgtatacaTGTAATAGCAGAAAGATTGTAATATGCtaagagccttgaagaataggggaaataaaaatcgcgaaataaaagcgcaacgctcaagggaCGAGTTAATTTGCGTGCTAAAAAAACTATAACTATTAAACATAAGATAATAAAAgcaggaatagagtgccaaagatacaaaataacaagctcttaACTCTGcccgcgaagtcaagactggtcggagaatatttacacacacacacacacacacacacacacacacatacacaaacatatatatacatatccaaaacccaaatgtacacacacacacacacacacacacatacatatccaaaacccaaatgtacataaacacaatcctgcctctccataaacctctaagctaagtacatagtatatatacacacacacacattatatatatatatatatatatatatatatatatatatatatatatatcacagcACAACAAAATAATCCAGTAACCACTTCGCCTCAGGTATCCAGACGCCTAGTGAGATGCCtatcgacctgcatctgaaaaataacaacatagtatggaatgagaaccagaggttctcagtatgataaatgtgccacacacataatatataaggtcctggaaatgccagaggcaatcctagaacgccgacactcagattatagaggttaaagtattaaacagaagccataaaaggtggttttctaaaagtatctaaacctaacttaacttaaccttaaatctaagtcacatactgccattcctccatacctccatctcTGTCAGCATTTCACAGACAGATAAACAGATAAAgacaaacacaagaaggttacaaatactgcaggtaacaaatatacataTAGCATGGCAAGTACAcataggcacacccagttaatgcacaagcaagtaattcaagtaatatgcatatgatgcatgcctgtcctatggctcatgagactcatctgtcggttatccagccaacctgacaagtccgaaaaccttagactgtccctcgatGTGCATCCCTAAGAgtttatgcatagctttttctcaaataatcaatattgctcaatgggggttacattcccgggaatttatagtgcccggtcacccttacgtcgtagggtcaacagattattgagttttcaacctggtacacgtggtggcaagccacggtactttatctagagaatctcgtatctcagatcatttaatcatccaagccaagtatcatacataATCATTCATTTCAATATCCAGCCAAGTATCATATATGATTATTCATAACATTTCATAATCAACTAATCACTTTTCAACTTTACTTCACCTTCAAGTTATTCCCACCTCCTAACTTCATCTGATTTATCAGGTTTAACACTATTATTTATGACCAAAGgaataaaaatagaggtttagaagtttgaaataggTTTTAAAAcctcaaaaatcatgtttgctgGAACAGGTGCCACGCGTACATGTGGCTCACACGTGAGCGTGGGAGTGTGAAAACGCAGCTCGTGCACGCATCCCTTGTCATGCATGCGTGTGGGTGAAAACTCCATGTCACACGTacacatgggtcacgcgtacacgtggacatGCTTGATTAACTTACGCATGCGCATGGGACCGGTCGCGTACGCATCCCCAAAATTTCATGCCACGGGTACACGTGGGCATgcgttcttcaaaaaaaaaaaagaattaacagaGAGCTGCACAATCAGGGAAAACCACCTGCATATCCACATATTCTTTACCAAATTTTCCGATGGCCATAACTTAatcgttttaaatcatttttcttccgttcttcgaacggcatagacttcacgaacccaatttttatttgaaaCAAGTTATAATCAATTTGGGGTTCCAGAAGCCAAGTTATAGCCTGCCAAAGTTCAGCCAAAAaccaacattttcaaaagtatccaaacctcaattttcaattaaaaacttcACTCCTTTCCTTGTTAAATTTGCCAAACCCAACACTAACACCATATACCAATAACAAAACTCAACACAAGTTTCCACCATTTATCAACTACCATTCAATAACACTAAACAATTCATTCCTCAACAATTCCATCAAGCTTTTATTCAATGTTCTTGTAAACCTAAAATCAACCAACCAACCACATTTCTTACCATCTTCAACATAAATAATAATCTCCACCATATATTCAAATTATCAATTATCCAACAAGCACTAACCAAACATATTCATCAACAAATTCCTAAACATTCAATATACACcagcattccaacttatcctatggtcctctagcctaagttttcacagaacattatatattaaatgcaagaaacctaaaccataccttggctgatttccacgtaacgaccaaatcaatttatttaaaaCCAAGGCAGCTCCTCAAAATTCAACAAACTCTAAGCTcaacttcctccaagttccaatattcacaatttcaagctccaattatttattttcaacctaatacacatttataacacatatatatccaatttaatactcaaagctcaaattcaatgaagttaaaatagaattattatatcctcaccttacccaaacttcacataagcaagagtgaacatttttctcaatctaattggatcctaaaacattagaaataaaaaaaattcaacattcctactcaaaattcaaaaattagggGAAGAGGAggctgagagtgattaaacaaTTTACCAGTGAAATAGTTCCGGTAGAAAtatagagctcgacgcgctggacgcgtggctgcaaacggtgcggcgatcggagctcggacgaaGAAGTTACGGGGGATTGGAGTTCACCGTAAGGGTTTCGGTGTTTCCTCTCTTCCCTCGATGCATTTCACGTTGCTCCAGCTGAATAAGGAAGAGAAAGGAGCTTGGCTTCATTTAACAGGTCGGTTCGGTTGGACTAACGGCCCTGTTTGGATCCGGTTCAACCGATTTGGCCCATTCGGTCCAATCTTAGAccgatttcttcgaaattagtgtcaaaattctcgtttcgatgagctctatcctaatttgatataatattcgagtttctaatcttccttattaaaaactaatttattgactaattatttactaatttaaccggggtttacataaGGCATGATCATCTCCCATGAGTACAGATCCTTTTGAAACAGGTTCATAAGTGCTAAACCACTCATGATGTGGAGTCATGTGATATGTTGCTCCACAATCCAACAGCCAGACATCAACTAGTAGTTTATTGTCTTCATGACCAATAGCAGTTTTGATGCACAAGACATCTCCATCATCAGAGGTGTTTGCAACATAACCATGTGAGGTAGTTGCATTTGCAGTTTTCTTTGTGCTCTTTTTGTTGAACTAGCAATCTTTCTTCAAGTGCCTTTTCTCGCCACAATTGTAACAAGTAAGGTTCTTCTTTCGAGACCTTGATCTATCATGACTTTGACTCCCACTAGAGCCACGTTCCGTTGATCTGCCTCTCATCACCGACAAAACTTCTGCTTTCTTAGAACTTTCCATTTCGATCATCTTTattttgtgcatgctttcttcttCAAGAATAGTAGCAACAACATCATCAAATCGAAGTTGATCAAATGAGTCTAGTAAAATTTGGAGAAGAATTTCAGTACATTCATTTTCTACAATTTGACACTCTATAGCTGTTAGTTGTGAAAATACAGTATTAAGATTGTTGATGTAATCCGTCACCGATATTCACTCATACGAAGAGTATAGAGCCTCTTTTTTATGAATATCCTATTGTGAAGTGACTTTGCCTCGTACAACTTAGTGAGCGCCTCCCAAATCTCCTTTGCTGTCTGTTTCTCCGATATGCTTGATAATACGGACTCTGCCATAGCCAAGTGTAAATTGGCAACGACGTTCCCCTCCATCTCTTTTCACTTGTCATCAAGAGTGCCGGTAGGCCTGCTTTCTATAATTCTCCTTTTCCAAAATTGCCTTGATCttcaattttcaaagaaaaaagttATTCCCATTGAATTTCTCGATCTTAAATTTTGTTGTCATGATTCTGATACCAACTTGCACTTTTGTAGCGGAAGATTAAGAACCTAAAGCTCTAATACCACTGTTAGGTACCAGAGTTAATAGGGACAAAATAACATAACTATAATTTGTGGACGAGAAATAGATGGAACTAAATAAGAATATAGACAATAGTGGAAATAATATGACAAAGTGGTGAAAACACAATCTCTTACAATACATAGAGAAGTCTATAATACTCTCTTACGTATTATAGAAATTCATACAAAGAGATTACACACATGAGAGGCCTTACTATTTTTCTCTTTAAGTTTCACTCACTAATTGCAAAAACATGACATACATTAGCAAATGCCTTAACCACCTATATAGTATTTTGTAGAGGTGCATCTGGTTTACAAGTTGATCAAGTTGTGCACAAATTGCACAAGTGTGTGTACTAGATTCTTTTTTCATATTCATTTTTATCAAGTTATATGGCAAGTTGATAAATATCAACTTATGTAACAACTCATTTTTTGATTAAGTCAAATATTGCAACCACAATAACTTATCTTTATTGCAAATTTTGACTAGAACTTTAACTATACAAGTTGGACAACTTGCAAGTAGTTTCATGAGTCTTGTAACTTAATAAGAACCATTTGCATCATACTTGATTATAGACCAAGTTTAAGTTCTataatattctttaatttttttgaaacttCATCATGTTCTACTTGTATCACTTAATAAAAGAAGAATTTTGCTTCTTCTTTTCACATATGTTACTAATTTGTTGAAAAACTATGGCCTTGGTGATGCCAAACTTGCAAGTACACCTATGGAATACACATCCAAACTATCCAAGATAGTGGCTCTTCCTTGCATTAATGTCTTAGGTTATCATCTATTAGTGGATAGATTAGTATATTTGACAACAATACGACCTGATATTTGCTATGCTGTTTGCAAATTAAGTCAATGCCTAGATTCTCCTACCACCGCACACTACCAAACAGCAATTTAAGTTCTCATGTACCTTAAAAACAGCCCTGCTACTGGAATTTTATTCCCTGTCTCACCTGATTTTAGTTTGAAAGGCTTTACTAATATTAATTGGGCCTCATATCCAGACATTGATGCTGATTGTCATGTGGATCGCGAGAGAGCTGCATGTTGTCTGGTCAAATTAGTTCCAATTTCGAGCAAGAATCAGATAACAAATATAGTCATAAAGTAGTGTGACCAAATTGACTAAACCAaatcaattttattaaaaagaataaacCACTTATATTTTATTTGGAGATTTTATCTGTTATAGTATACGATGTTGTTTTTTCATTAACTAGGAAATTAACTACTTTACTAGTAATTTTTACATTAtgcaattgtaattttttttccgtTGTGTGGTTAACCTTTCTTTTCCATCTTATACTTTTTTGCTAGGTTGTTTTCACTAATTCTCCAATGGCTGAAGTTGTTTCTGGTGTGGCATCAACACTCTTAGGCAATTTAGCAACAAAATCTTTTCAAGAGATTGCTCTGGCATGCGGTCTTAAAGATGATGTAAAAAAGTTTGAAAGTTCTTTGAGAACCATCAAAGCATATCTCATAGATGCTGAGAACAAGCAAGCAAAAAACCGCAGTATAGATGAGTGGTTGAAGCAACTCAGAGAGGCATTTGATGATGCTGGTGACATATTAGATGAAATAGAGTATGAAGCAAAACTTAATGAAGTGGTCAAAATGTATGGAAGCATTAGCACGAAGGTTCGCCGATTCTTCTCATACACAAGTAATCCACTTGTATTTCGCATCAAAATGGCCCACAAAATCAAAGATATGAAACAGAAGATGGATGAAAAAATAAGAGAAGGGAGAGACTTGGGTATAGTTGAACAACATGTCAACACTCCAGCTCTGGAGCACAATTTACCATGGCGAGAGACTGCTTCTTCATTGCCTTTCCGTGTGTGTGGTAGACTTGAAGAGAAAGAGGAGATTATAAAGTCATTGATGACACAAAAATCAGAAGCTAATAGTATTGATGTGATCTCAATTGTTGGGATTGGTGGTTTGGGAAAGACTACACTTGCACAAATGGCTTACAATGATACCCCAGTGAAGGCGAATTTCGATCCCTTAATGTGGGTGTGTGTATCTGATGATTTTGATGTCAAGAAGCTAATACAAAGAATCATTCATGCAGCCACAAAGAGAGAGAATTTCGTGGATGCAAATTTTAGTTTGGAATATATGATATCTCTTCTCAATCAAACGTTGCATGGTAAAAAATTCTTACTCGTGTTAGACGATGTTTGGAATGAAAACCACAGCAAATGGGATGAATTGAGAAATCACTTGTTAGAAGCAGGTGGTGACAAAGGCAGCAAAATTATAGTGACCACTCGTAGCAGAAAAGTTGCTGACATTATGGGGAGTAATCTTGTAATGAAATTGGAAGGACTTCCTGAGAATGAATGTTGGCGGCTCTTTGCAAAATGTGCATTCCAAGAAGAGAAGGACGAAGAGAAGTACCCAAGGCTAAAGCAAATTGGGGAGCAAATTGTTAAAAAATGCAAAGGAGTACCCTTGGCTATAACAACTTTGGGTTGCTTGCTTAGATCAAAATCACATGATGAAAATGAGTGGAGAAAAATAAGGGATAGTGAGGTGTGGAATCTCGATCAAGAAGAAACTGACATTTTGCCATCACTCAAATTGAGTTACAATCACTTGCCATCAGAAGTAAAACAATGTTTTTCATACTGCTCTTGTTTTTCAAAGGATTACGAATATGTTGCTATTGATTTGATTATGTTGTGGATGGCTCATGGACTCCTCCAACCTACACGCGAAGAGGAAGATGCAGAAGATATTGGGGAGTTGTATATTAAGAAGCTTGTTTCAGCATCTTTACTTCAAATTGAAGGAGATTCTAACCCctactttgatttcaaaaatttaatgacATTTAAAATACTCAAAATGCATGATCTTGTACATGATCTTGCACAATTAACAATGAAAGAGTCAAGCAGGACAAGAACCGTTATGCAAGAGGGGCAACAAGAAGCATTGATAGAATGGACCTCCGACAAGTTCAACTATCTGAGGGTGTTGCACCTAACAAAATATATGGAATTGAGCTCGTTGCCTGATGATTGCTTTGCCATAATGAAGAAGCACTTGAGATATCTCTTTCTTAGAAATTGTCCTAGTTTGAAAAAGCTTCCTGATTCCATTTGTAAGCTGCAAAGTTTGCAGAGTTTGGGCCTTGGTTGTGACAGCCTTCAAGAACTTCCCAAAAACATGAACAAACTCATCTATCTACAATATTTGTTTTTGATGGGCATCAAAATTACAAGTTTGTCTTCAATGAATATAGGGCGCTTCCAACAACTCAAATGCTTGTATCTTTTGAAATGTTCAAGGTTAGTGTCCGTACCAAGTGCTGTTGGTCGCTTGACTACTTTAAAGAAGTTGGGATTTTATGAGTGTGAAGAGCTGGTGaattttgaagatgaagaggaagaaggaaagcaacatgtggtaataaataatttaaaccttcAATTATTCTCAATCATTGGGTCTGCGAAGTTGGATGCTTTACCAAAATGGCTTGAAAGAGCTACTAAATTGCGACATTTGAGTATAATGTTAACAGGGATAAAATCATTGCCCACAAGGTTGCCGATGACCTCTCTTGAAGAACTTTATATCCTTCTATGTGCAGAATTATCATCTCTTCCTAACATGGATCAAGCTCATAATCTTCAGTATTTAGAGATATATTATTGTcccacattatatgcaaagtaCAATAAAGAGACAGGTCCAGATTGGCCCAAAATTGCTCATATTCCATATTGCAAGGTTAGTTCAAATAATCTATCTCATAATATTACAAATCTAACCATactggtttattattattattattattattattattattattattattattattattattattattattattatgcatgaATAATTAATTgttgatgttttatgtttaattaacCAGTTAGAGTTATATCTTACTCTCCTTATAATTAATTCTAGAACTTTTTAAATTGACAATctaattttctttctaaataattgtgtataatttatttataaaaggtATGGTAGAGTGAACTAATTAGTCCTTATAATATGGAATATTTCCAAATTTTGAAAATGCAATATAATATAGGttataaattt is drawn from Arachis hypogaea cultivar Tifrunner chromosome 12, arahy.Tifrunner.gnm2.J5K5, whole genome shotgun sequence and contains these coding sequences:
- the LOC112726475 gene encoding putative disease resistance protein RGA3, whose product is MAEVVSGVASTLLGNLATKSFQEIALACGLKDDVKKFESSLRTIKAYLIDAENKQAKNRSIDEWLKQLREAFDDAGDILDEIEYEAKLNEVVKMYGSISTKVRRFFSYTSNPLVFRIKMAHKIKDMKQKMDEKIREGRDLGIVEQHVNTPALEHNLPWRETASSLPFRVCGRLEEKEEIIKSLMTQKSEANSIDVISIVGIGGLGKTTLAQMAYNDTPVKANFDPLMWVCVSDDFDVKKLIQRIIHAATKRENFVDANFSLEYMISLLNQTLHGKKFLLVLDDVWNENHSKWDELRNHLLEAGGDKGSKIIVTTRSRKVADIMGSNLVMKLEGLPENECWRLFAKCAFQEEKDEEKYPRLKQIGEQIVKKCKGVPLAITTLGCLLRSKSHDENEWRKIRDSEVWNLDQEETDILPSLKLSYNHLPSEVKQCFSYCSCFSKDYEYVAIDLIMLWMAHGLLQPTREEEDAEDIGELYIKKLVSASLLQIEGDSNPYFDFKNLMTFKILKMHDLVHDLAQLTMKESSRTRTVMQEGQQEALIEWTSDKFNYLRVLHLTKYMELSSLPDDCFAIMKKHLRYLFLRNCPSLKKLPDSICKLQSLQSLGLGCDSLQELPKNMNKLIYLQYLFLMGIKITSLSSMNIGRFQQLKCLYLLKCSRLVSVPSAVGRLTTLKKLGFYECEELVNFEDEEEEGKQHVVINNLNLQLFSIIGSAKLDALPKWLERATKLRHLSIMLTGIKSLPTRLPMTSLEELYILLCAELSSLPNMDQAHNLQYLEIYYCPTLYAKYNKETGPDWPKIAHIPYCKVEMP